In a single window of the Nicotiana tomentosiformis chromosome 10, ASM39032v3, whole genome shotgun sequence genome:
- the LOC138899702 gene encoding uncharacterized protein yields the protein MQDNGLYVTAVYVKCTTVERKDLWSSIEDINLLVDGPWCIGGDFNVIMDPKEKLGDKPHRAYKSFDFITTMEAYGFSDIGFTGPKFTWCNNRRPRKRIWKRLDMIHVNDQWSQEFLEVVQKAWNVQVTGNAMWRLKSKLQELGKNLSQWSTDKVGDIHQQLNSKYSREDLNKAHTKYINWLGLQENLLKHKTQTKWFQEGDYNTKCFRCVLRERRKRLQLHRIKNNRGRWVKGDDKITRTAIRHFSKLFNLSQHEINHNVLSCIPKCLTEDENAMLSELPDELEFMNVVFSLSADSTAEPYGYNGIFFQHYWEIIKKDVVDFVLEFF from the exons ATGCAAGACAATGGTCTCTATGTTACTGCAGTATATGTTAAATGCACAACTGTGGAAAGGAAAGATCTTTGGAGCAGTATTGAGGATATTAATTTACTCGTAGATGGTCCATGGTGTATTGGAGGTGATTTCAATGTTATCATGGATCCGAAAGAGAAATTAGGTGACAAACCTCATAGAGCTTACAAAAGTTTTGACTTTATCACTACTATGGAAGCTTATGGATTTAGTGACATTGGTTTTACTGGTCCCAAATTTACTTGGTGCAACAATAGGAGACCTAGGAAAAGGATTTGGAAAAGATTAGACATGATTCATGTGAATGACCAATGGAGTCAG GAATTTCTGGAGGTAGTTCAAAAAGCTTGGAATGTGCAGGTTACTGGGAATGCTATGTGGAGGCTGAAGAGCAAACTTCAGGAGCTTGGTAAAAATCTCAGTCAATGGTCCACAGATAAAGTGGGAGATATTCACCAGCAA CTGAATTCGAAATACAGTAGGGAGGACCTAAATAAAGCTCATACAAAATACATAAATTGGTTGGGATTACAAGAGAATCTTTTGAAACATAAGACTCAAACTAAGTGGTTTCAAGAAGGAGACTACAATACTAAGTGTTTCCGTTGTGTGTTGAGAGAAAGGAGAAAAAGGCTTCAGCTTCATAGAATAAAGAACAACAGAGGTAGATGGGTAAAGGGTGATGATAAGATTACAAGAACAGCGATCAGACACTTCTCCAAGTTGTTTAATCTTTCTCAACATGAGATCAATCACAATGTACTTAGTTGTATACCAAAATGCCTAACAGAAGATGAAAATGCTATGCTCTCTGAGCTTCCAGATGAATTAGAGTTCATGAATGTAGTATTTAGTCTGAGTGCAGACAGTACCGCTGAACCATATGGGTATAATGGAATATTTTTCCAACACTATTGGGAGATCATTAAGAAGGATGTAGTGGATTTTGTTCTGGAATTTTTTTAA
- the LOC138899703 gene encoding uncharacterized protein, with amino-acid sequence MKTIGEPTVTVPKTWKEYSYVDRKAIEKSFRAKKILVCGIGPDEYNRISACQSAKEIWEALQTAHEGTTQVKQSKIDMLTTEYELFRMKDNESIQDVHTRFTSIINELHSLGEIIPKNKLVRKILSVLPSSWESKVSAITEAKDLQKLTIDELIGNLKTYQMKKKKDHERRESKREKNMFLNTDNNESSGKDADMAYLTKRFQKMVRRNRGIPKKGSSSKPTGYDLCHKWGKPGYFIKDCPLLKQDQYKHKIDKTAKRNPVPDKRFKRKEAADNVMKQALAAWGDSSSKSGEDNAQGDTMMAVESETSDYDSIFALMAKSDDDKDNDDD; translated from the coding sequence ATGAAAACCATTGGGGAACCAACAGTGACAGTTCCCAAGACTTGGAAGGAATACAGCTATGTTGACCGCAAGGCTATAGAGAAAAGCTTTCGAGCAAAGAAAATCCTCGTCTGTGGCATTGGGCCAGATGAATACAATAGGATTTCTGCTTGTCAATCTGCCAAGGAGATTTGGGAAGCTCTCCAAACAGCACACGAAGGgacaactcaagtcaagcagtcaaagattgatatgctaaccactgagtatgaactcttcagGATGAAGGACAATGAGTCCATTCAGGACGTGCACACTCGTTTCACCTCTATCATCAATGAGCTCCATTCTCTAGGAGAAATCATTCCAAAGAATAAACTTGTCAGGAAAATACTCAGCGTATTACCTAGTTCCTGGGAGAGCAAAGTAAGTGCTATCACAGAGGCAAAGGATCTACAAAAGttgaccattgatgaactcattggtaatttgaaaacttatcaaatgaagaagaaaaaggatcATGAGAGAAGAGAATCCAAAAGGGAGAAGAACATGTTCCTCAATACAGACAACAATGAATCAAGTGGTAAGGATGctgatatggcttacttgacaaaAAGATTTCAGAAGATGGTCCGCAGAAATAGAGGTATTCCAAAGAAGGGCAGCTCCAGCAAGCCAACAGGATATGACTTATGTCATAAATGGGGGAAGCCAGGATATTTCATCAAGGATTGTCCCCTCCTCAAGCAAGACCAGTACAAGCACAAGATAGATAAAAcagccaagaggaacccggttcctgacaAAAGGTTTAAAAGAAAAGAAGCTGCTGACAATGTTatgaaacaagctcttgctgcatggggagattCTTCCAGCAAATCCGGAGAAGATAATGCACAAGGTGACACCATGATGGCAGTCGAAAGTGAAACATCTGATTATGATTCTATCTTTGCCCTGATGGCAAAATCTGACGATGATAAAGATAATGATGATGATTAG
- the LOC104118803 gene encoding uncharacterized protein, translated as MADDFCIFTKDSFIIKPPKKSPLMLRLVVLIFAMVCGVYICSIGLKQIGVRSSGRLLSVHVVEKPCEATDIEPTEKPYVHFPKPKTFSRAECACKPVRYFAILSTQRSGSGWFETLLNSHMNISSNGEIFSVKVRKSNVSTILDTLDKLYNLDILTSASKNECTAAVGLKWMLNQGLMQHHEQIVEYFETRGVSAIFLFRRNLLRRMVSMLANSYDQNAKLLNGTHKSHVHSPKEAEILASYKPTINTTLLIPNLKQVDDMATKAVEYFNSTRHIILYYEDIIKNQTILNDVQDFLKVPRRDLHSRQVKIHKGPLSSQVENWVDVEKTLRGTPYESFLHADYKI; from the exons ATGGCCGACGATTTCTGTATTTTCACCAAG GACTCCTTCATCATAAAGCCACCAAAGAAATCTCCACTGATGTTGAGACTGGTGGTCCTAATCTTCGCAATGGTATGTGGAGTTTATATATGTTCAATCGGCTTGAAACAAATTGGTGTGCGTTCCAGCGGACGGTTATTAAGTGTTCATGTGGTTGAAAAGCCATGTGAGGCAACTGACATTGAACCTACAGAAAAACCTTATGTGCACTTCCCCAAGCCAAAGACTTTTAGCCG GGCCGAATGTGCTTGCAAACCTGTAAGGTATTTTGCAATTTTATCGACTCAGAGATCTGGTAGTGGATGGTTTGAGACATTGTTAAACAGTCATATGAATATAAGCTCTAATGGGGAGATTTTTTCTGTTAAAGTCCGGAAAAGTAACGTGTCAACTATTTTGGATACGCTGGACAAACTTTATAACCTAGACATTTTGACGAGTGCTTCCAAGAATGAATGTACAGCTGCAGTTGGACTCAAGTGGATGCTTAATCAG GGTCTGATGCAGCATCATGAGcaaattgttgaatattttgaaaCTCGAGGAGTTTCTGCCATTTTTCTCTTCAGAAGAAATCTTTTGCGCAGAATGGTTTCAATGCTGGCAAATTCTTACGATCAAAACGCTAAGCTGTTAAATGGAACCCACAAGTCTCATGTGCATTCTCCCAAGGAG GCTGAGATACTTGCAAGTTACAAACCCACGATAAACACAACTTTGCTGATCCCCAACCTGAAGCAAGTAGACGACATGGCTACAAAAGCCGTGGAATACTTCAATAGCACTCGACATATTATCTTGTACTACGAAGACATAATAAAAAATCAAACA ATACTGAACGATGTTCAAGATTTCCTGAAAGTTCCTAGAAGGGACCTTCACAGTCGTCAGGTGAAGATACACAAGGGTCCCTTGTCTTCACAAGTTGAAAACTGGGTTGACGTTGAAAAGACACTCAGGGGAACGCCTTACGAAAGCTTCCTACATGCAGATTACAAAATATAG